One Actinomadura viridis genomic region harbors:
- a CDS encoding BMP family lipoprotein has protein sequence MRRALKISLVTATSAALTLGAAACGGKKADDAGAGGDGKQTLKVGLAFDIGGRGDQSFNDSAAAGLDRVKKDLNITTEEISAKPDEPDADKESRLRLLANKKYNPVIGVGFAYTNAINKVAKDFPDTKFLVVDADQCKVEGANVMGACFSEEQGSFLVGAAAALKSKTGTIGFIGGVNVPLIHKFQAGYEAGAKHARPDIKVLPAKYLTQPPNFDGFKNPALGNEAAKGQLDAGADVIYHAAGGAGIGVIKTAGAAKKWAVGVDSDQYNQPAVAEAKDYILTSMLKRVDVAVFDFVSAVSKDTFQGGTKKYDLTNDGVGYALSGNKVDDIKAKLDGYKAEIVSGKIQVPTKP, from the coding sequence TTGCGCCGTGCACTGAAGATCTCGCTCGTCACCGCGACGAGCGCAGCGCTGACGCTCGGCGCTGCGGCATGCGGTGGGAAGAAGGCCGACGACGCGGGTGCCGGGGGAGACGGCAAGCAGACGCTGAAGGTCGGGCTGGCCTTCGACATCGGCGGCCGCGGTGACCAGTCGTTCAACGACTCGGCGGCGGCGGGCCTGGACCGGGTCAAGAAGGACCTCAACATCACGACGGAGGAGATCTCCGCCAAGCCCGACGAGCCGGACGCCGACAAGGAGTCGCGCCTGCGGCTGCTGGCGAACAAGAAGTACAACCCGGTCATCGGCGTGGGCTTCGCCTACACCAACGCGATCAACAAGGTCGCCAAGGACTTCCCGGACACCAAGTTCCTGGTCGTGGACGCCGACCAGTGCAAGGTCGAGGGCGCCAACGTGATGGGCGCCTGCTTCTCCGAGGAGCAGGGCTCGTTCCTGGTGGGCGCCGCCGCGGCCCTGAAGTCCAAGACCGGCACCATCGGCTTCATCGGCGGCGTGAACGTGCCGCTGATCCACAAGTTCCAGGCCGGGTACGAGGCGGGCGCCAAGCACGCCCGCCCGGACATCAAGGTCCTGCCGGCCAAGTACCTCACCCAGCCGCCGAACTTCGACGGCTTCAAGAACCCGGCGCTGGGCAACGAGGCGGCCAAGGGCCAGCTGGACGCGGGCGCGGACGTGATCTACCACGCCGCCGGCGGCGCCGGGATCGGCGTGATCAAGACCGCCGGCGCGGCCAAGAAGTGGGCCGTCGGGGTCGACTCCGACCAGTACAACCAGCCTGCGGTCGCCGAGGCCAAGGACTACATCCTCACCTCGATGCTGAAGCGCGTCGACGTCGCGGTGTTCGACTTCGTCAGCGCCGTCAGCAAGGACACCTTCCAGGGCGGGACCAAGAAGTACGACCTCACCAACGACGGGGTCGGGTACGCGCTCTCCGGTAACAAGGTGGACGACATCAAGGCCAAGCTGGACGGCTACAAGGCCGAGATCGTGTCCGGCAAGATCCAGGTGCCGACCAAGCCCTGA
- a CDS encoding ABC transporter ATP-binding protein: MPDQVPAVRLTSITKRFPGVVANRDVDLTIERGEVHALCGENGAGKSTLMKILYGMQRPDEGTIEIDGEQVSFRGPADAIARGIGMVHQHFKLADNLTVLENVILGAEPRRRGRIDFAAARAKITEMSAAYGLRVDPDAMVETLGVGDRQRVEILKVLYRGARVLILDEPTAVLVPQEVDELFGNLRELRAEGLTVLFISHKLDEVLSVADSISVLRRGTTVATRLDPAEVTSRRLAELMVGSELPTPELRDSTVTDEVQLQVDGLTVLTSEGRPVVDGVSLRIRRGEIVGLAGVEGNGQGELIETIMGIRHADAGTIAYGGEDITHWPTRRRREAGIAYIPEDRHRHGLILEGTLWENRMLGHQTRRPNVRGPWVDRRGARRDTTRIVREYDVRTPGIDVPAAALSGGNQQKLIVGREMSGEPRLLIAAHPTRGIDVGAQAAIWEYLREARAAGLAVLLISADLEELIGMSDTLHVILRGRLVARVDPGSVTPEELGSAMTGAANEASS; encoded by the coding sequence GTGCCCGACCAGGTGCCGGCCGTACGGCTGACATCGATCACCAAGCGGTTCCCCGGTGTGGTGGCCAACCGCGACGTCGACCTCACCATCGAACGCGGTGAGGTCCACGCGCTGTGCGGCGAGAACGGCGCCGGCAAGTCCACGCTGATGAAGATCCTGTACGGGATGCAGCGGCCGGACGAGGGCACCATCGAGATCGACGGCGAGCAGGTGTCGTTCCGCGGCCCCGCCGACGCGATCGCCCGCGGCATCGGCATGGTCCACCAGCACTTCAAGCTGGCCGACAACCTGACCGTGCTGGAGAACGTGATCCTGGGCGCCGAGCCCCGGCGCCGCGGCCGGATCGACTTCGCCGCCGCCCGCGCCAAGATCACCGAGATGTCCGCCGCGTACGGGCTGCGGGTCGATCCCGACGCCATGGTGGAGACGCTGGGCGTCGGCGACCGGCAGCGGGTCGAGATCCTGAAGGTGCTCTACCGGGGCGCCCGGGTGCTGATCCTGGACGAGCCCACGGCGGTGCTCGTCCCGCAGGAGGTCGACGAGCTGTTCGGCAACCTGCGCGAGCTGCGCGCCGAGGGCCTCACCGTGCTGTTCATCTCGCACAAGCTGGACGAGGTCCTGTCGGTGGCCGACAGCATCTCGGTGCTGCGCCGCGGCACCACCGTCGCCACCAGGCTCGACCCGGCCGAGGTCACCTCCCGCCGGCTGGCCGAGCTCATGGTCGGCTCCGAGCTGCCCACCCCCGAGCTGCGCGACTCCACGGTCACCGACGAGGTCCAGCTCCAGGTGGACGGGCTCACCGTGCTCACCTCCGAGGGCCGTCCCGTGGTGGACGGGGTGTCGCTGCGCATCCGCCGCGGCGAGATCGTCGGCCTGGCCGGGGTGGAGGGCAACGGGCAGGGCGAGCTGATCGAGACGATCATGGGCATCCGGCACGCCGACGCCGGGACGATCGCCTACGGCGGCGAGGACATCACGCACTGGCCGACCCGGCGCCGCCGGGAGGCCGGGATCGCCTACATCCCCGAGGACCGGCACCGGCACGGGCTGATCCTCGAAGGGACCCTGTGGGAGAACCGGATGCTGGGGCACCAGACCCGGCGTCCCAACGTGCGCGGCCCCTGGGTGGACCGGCGGGGCGCGCGCCGCGACACCACCCGGATCGTGCGCGAGTACGACGTCCGCACGCCGGGCATCGACGTGCCCGCCGCCGCGCTGTCGGGCGGCAACCAGCAGAAGCTGATCGTGGGCCGGGAGATGTCCGGCGAGCCGCGGCTGCTGATCGCCGCGCACCCCACCCGCGGCATCGACGTCGGCGCCCAGGCCGCCATCTGGGAGTACCTGCGCGAGGCCCGGGCCGCCGGGCTGGCCGTCCTGCTGATCAGCGCCGATCTTGAGGAACTCATCGGTATGTCCGACACCCTGCACGTGATCCTCCGCGGCCGGCTGGTCGCGCGGGTCGATCCGGGCTCGGTCACCCCCGAGGAGCTCGGCTCCGCGATGACCGGCGCGGCGAACGAGGCGTCGTCATGA